GACCTACCGGGGCAATGTGGCGCCGGCGGTGGAGACCATCGTGCTGCGCTGCCTGGAGAAGCATCCGGCCGATCGGTGGCAGAGCACCAGCGACCTGGTCACCCAGCTCGAGCCGCTCGCCACTCCCAGCGGCGGGATGACCCCGATGGCCACCAGGCCATTGGAGGCCCGCTCCGTCGCGCGGCGTCGATCGCTCGCCTTCGGAGCCGCGGTGGCGGCCCTCGTCCTCGTCGCCGCCGCGCTCGTCTTTGCCTTCACCCGCCCCGCGCCGCCCCTGCAGTTCGGGCACCGCACTCAGGTGACGCTCACCGCCGGCGTCGAGGAGATGCCCGTTCCCTCGGCCGACGGCAAGTCGGTCGCGTATGTCGCCTTCGCCCCGGGCGATACGGCTGATCGACTCGAGCTTCGGCGGGTCGAAGGTGGGAGTGCCATCGTCCTGGGCACCCGGATGAGTCCCTTGAGCTGGTCACCCGACGGCTCGCAACTGCTGACCGGCAGCCCCCGAGGCCTCCAGGTCGTTCCCGCGCTCGGCGGCACCCCGCGACTGCTGGTACCTCGCGGTCTTTTCGGTGGGTGGTCGCCTGATGGAAAAGCGGTGGCCTACGTCATGGGGGATTCCCTGCTGGTCCGGCCCGTGGCGGGAGGGCCGCCTCGTCTGATCACGCGGAGCCTGGACCCGAACGAGCTCGCGTGGTCTCCGGATGGCAGGTGGCTCGCCTTCGTGTCCGGCAATTCGGCCTATCTGACGGACTGGAACGTCGCCACCAGCAGCATCTGGCTGGTGGACGCGGGAGGTGGCGTTCCCATCCGACTCACGGCGGGTGATCACACCAATGCCAGTCCGGCCTGGATCTCCAACCGGCGCCTCGTGTTCGTTTCCGATCAGGATCGAGGCCGCGACATCTACCAGCTCGACCTCCGTCGCGACGGCCATCCCGTGGGCGCGCCGCGCCGGCTGACCACCGGCCTCAACGTCTCGCTGATTGCGGTCTCCGCCGACCGGAGCCGCCTGGCCTATTCGGTGGCTCGGATCCGCTCCAACATCTGGCGCCTGCCGCTCCCCGCGACCGGCACGGTGTCGGCCCGCTTCGCCCAGCCGGTGACGAGCGGCGAGCAGAACATCGAGATCTTCGCGATCTCAGACGACGGACATTGGCTGCTGTTCGACTCCGACCGCGCGGGGCTTCAGCAGATCTTTCGCATGCCGCTTCCGGGAGGAAACATCGAGCAGGTCACCGACGACACCTTTCCGGCGTTTGCTCCTCAGCCCTCGCCGGACGGCAAGGAGTTCGCGTATCACAGCATCGGTCCCAAGGGCTATCGACGGGTCTTCGTCAAGCCGTGGGACGGTGGCACGCCGGTGGCCGTGTCACCCGAGATGGATGGCGACGCGATGGGCCCGGTCTGGTGGCCGGATGGCTCCCGTCTCACCTGGTGGTTCGTTCCCAACTACGGCGGGAGAGCGCCCGGCCGATTGATGGAGGCCTCGCGTACCGGCGGCGGTTGGGGGAAGCCTGCGCCGTTGACGGCAGCGGGTCCGGCGGCTGCGAGCATCCACTTCTCCATCAATCGCAAGGAGTTCGTGGCCTACGACACGGCCCGAGGGCTGGTGGTCGGCTCCACTGCTGATGATCGACTGCGGACCCTTCTCCCGGTCTCCGGCATGGAGGAGTCGACCGGCAACCCGATCTGGGCGGAAGACCGGCGGAGCGTGCTCCTTGCGTTCCAACACGCAGGGCAGTCCCAGATCCGCGAGATCCCGGTGGCCGGTGGCGCACCTCGCGACCTGGTCAGCTTCGACGGTCCGGTGCAGCGAAGCGGTAAGGGTACCATGGTCGAGCGGGGAGGCCAGCTGTACTTCACCCTGGGCGAGAACGAGAGCGATCTCTGGGTGGTCGAGCTGGAGGGCTCCCGGTGAGCGCCCGTCCCAGCCACGTCCGCTGGAACATCCTCGCCCTGCTCGTGCTCCTGAGCTTCGTGGCCTACCTGCTCCGCACCAACATGTCTATCGCGGGCGCCCGGATGATGGGAGACCTGGGCTTCACCCAGGTGCAGCTCGGCTGGGTGCTGGCGGCCTTTGCCTGGGGGTATGCCCTCTTCGAGCTGCCCGGCGGGCTGCTGGGCGAATGGCTGGGCGGCCGGAAGGCGCTCACCCTCGTCGCGGTGCTCTGGGGCCTGCTCAATCTGCTGGTCGCGTTCATCCCCGGCAGCTCGGCCGCGGGGCCGCTCGCGATCGTCATCACGCTCGCGGCCCTTCGCTTCCTCATGGGGGCGGCGCAGGCGCCGCTGTTTCCCGTCCTGAGCGGTCACACCATCGCACGATGGTTTCCGGTCACTGGATGGGCACTCCCGAATGCCCTCACCAACACGGGACTTACGCTGGGCGCCGCGGCTACCGGGCCGTTGATCGCCTGGCTGATCCTGTCCGTCGGATGGCGCGGGTCGTTCGCGCTCACGGCGCCCGTGGCGTTCCTCTGCGCGGGCGTCTGGTGGTGGTACGGACGAGACCAGCCCGTACAGCACTACGCGGTGAGTGCGGAGGAGATCGCGGTCATCGACGAGAACCGCCCCGCGGCCGCAGGGGTGAGCGAAGTCCGCGGCGCCTGGAAGGTGGTACTTCGGAACCGGGAAATCGCCCTCATCACCGCGAGCTACTTCTTCCAGAATTACATCTTCTACTTCTTCTTCAACTGGCTGTACATCTATCTGGTCGAGGTCCGGAAGTTCCAGGAGCTTCAGGGCGGTTGGCTCGCCGCGGCTCCCTGGGTCACCGGGGCATTCACCGCGGCACTCGGCGGCTGGATGTGCGACCGGCTCACCCACAGGCGCGGCATCCGAGTGGCCTGTCGCTTCGTCATCATGATCGGGCTCCTACTGTCCGGCGGCTTCCTCCTGGCGGCCGCCACCGCAGTCGGCCCCTATGTGGCCGTCTTCTATCTCTCGCTATGCCTGGGCACCCAGCAGTTTACTGACAGTGCCTATTGGGCCGCGGCCACGTCGGTGGGCGGGCGGCATGCACCCGCCGCCTGCGGGGTGATGAACACCGGCGGGAACGTGGTCGGAGGCGTCGTGGCGCTGCTGGTGCCGCTCACGGCGCGGAC
This sequence is a window from Gemmatimonadales bacterium. Protein-coding genes within it:
- a CDS encoding MFS transporter → MSARPSHVRWNILALLVLLSFVAYLLRTNMSIAGARMMGDLGFTQVQLGWVLAAFAWGYALFELPGGLLGEWLGGRKALTLVAVLWGLLNLLVAFIPGSSAAGPLAIVITLAALRFLMGAAQAPLFPVLSGHTIARWFPVTGWALPNALTNTGLTLGAAATGPLIAWLILSVGWRGSFALTAPVAFLCAGVWWWYGRDQPVQHYAVSAEEIAVIDENRPAAAGVSEVRGAWKVVLRNREIALITASYFFQNYIFYFFFNWLYIYLVEVRKFQELQGGWLAAAPWVTGAFTAALGGWMCDRLTHRRGIRVACRFVIMIGLLLSGGFLLAAATAVGPYVAVFYLSLCLGTQQFTDSAYWAAATSVGGRHAPAACGVMNTGGNVVGGVVALLVPLTARTLGWPIALGTASLFALVGAVLWVWIRADRTMDEAVGHSPAIAASPARLVGS